One genomic region from Saprospiraceae bacterium encodes:
- a CDS encoding FecR domain-containing protein, producing MSDSISKELIFDHFNHKTTPIQRKMVYEWLQHQEHEELYYEWLEELEHTHVLYVPDTTKHSHQYTQFLAKDSSIDIKRSVQKLAYPKPSHVFEFKRFTAAGIIILISISTFLLRDKLQYKTYNASFGEIYSFVLTDGTEVTLNANSSLRLSRLSFNRPTREVFLNGEAKFSVAHKKDNTSFLVKTSNDFEVKVLGTEFEVYARRKDRKVVLNKGEVQLQYLEGTEQKQILMHPGDHFELDQRTSSIQTF from the coding sequence ATGTCGGATTCTATCAGTAAAGAATTAATATTTGATCATTTCAATCATAAGACTACTCCTATACAAAGGAAAATGGTTTATGAATGGCTGCAGCATCAGGAGCATGAAGAGCTTTATTACGAATGGTTAGAAGAATTGGAGCACACTCATGTATTATATGTACCCGATACGACTAAACATTCACATCAATACACTCAATTCCTGGCAAAAGACTCATCAATAGACATTAAACGAAGTGTACAAAAATTGGCGTACCCTAAGCCAAGTCACGTGTTTGAATTCAAGCGGTTTACCGCTGCTGGTATTATAATATTGATTTCAATTTCGACCTTCCTATTGAGAGATAAACTTCAATACAAAACCTACAATGCCAGTTTTGGTGAAATCTATTCTTTCGTACTCACTGATGGTACTGAGGTCACGCTGAATGCCAATTCTTCTCTGCGACTTTCCAGGTTAAGTTTCAATCGACCTACCCGTGAAGTCTTTTTAAATGGCGAAGCAAAGTTTTCGGTAGCTCACAAGAAGGACAACACCTCTTTTCTGGTCAAGACAAGCAATGATTTTGAAGTAAAGGTTCTGGGCACCGAATTTGAAGTATATGCCCGACGCAAGGACAGAAAAGTTGTTTTGAATAAAGGAGAGGTTCAACTTCAATATCTCGAAGGCACTGAACAAAAACAAATATTGATGCATCCCGGCGATCATTTTGAGCTGGACCAACGGACCAGCAGCATACAAACTTTCTGA